One Eubalaena glacialis isolate mEubGla1 chromosome 11, mEubGla1.1.hap2.+ XY, whole genome shotgun sequence DNA segment encodes these proteins:
- the POU6F1 gene encoding POU domain, class 6, transcription factor 1: MDPGAGPDSSLTVNEQVIVMSGHETIRVLEVGVDAQIPAEEEGKALEGVAAEGSQSGGPAKASEAAGEAGPDNPDSSAEATVKSLPGMPPSPAPAVATFSQAPCQPQASQTLTPLAVQAAPQVLTQENLATVLTGVMVPAGAVTQPLLIPISIAGQVAGQQGLAVWTIPTATVAALPGLTAASPTGGIFKPPLAGLQAAAVLNAALPAPVQAAPPAQASSPTRPRPPAQPQTLIQTQPLLQTTPAILPQPTAATATAPTPKPVDSPPQIAVQPAGFAFSPGIISAASLGGQTQILGSLTTTPVIASAVPSMPGISSQILTSAQGQVIGTLPWVVNSASMAAPAPAQSLQVQAVTPQLLLNAQGQVIAALASSPLPSPVAVRKPSTPESPAKSEVQPIQPPAAMPQPAVVIASPAPAAKPAASAPIPITCSETPTVSQLVSKPHTPSLDEDGINLEEIREFAKNFKIRRLSLGLTQTQVGQALTATEGPAYSQSAICRFEKLDITPKSAQKLKPVLEKWLNEAELRNQEGQQNLMEFVGGEPSKKRKRRTSFTPQAIEALNAYFEKNPLPTGQEITEIAKELNYDREVVRVWFCNRRQTLKNTSKLNVFQIP; this comes from the exons ATGGATCCTGGAGCCGGGCCAGACTCATCTCTGACTGTCAATGAGCAG GTCATCGTGATGTCAGGCCATGAGACAATCcgagttctggaggttggagtgGATGCCCAGATCCCTGCTGAGGAGGAGGGCAAAGCACTGGAAGGTGTGGCCGCCGAGGGCTCCCAGAGCGGAGGCCCCGCCAAAGCCAGTGAAGCTGCTGGTGAAGCTGGGCCAGACAACCCAGACTCCTCCGCAGAGGCAACTG TGAAGTCACTCCCGGGGATGCCTCCGAGCCCTGCCCCTGCCGTTGCCACCTTCAGCCAAGCCCCATGCCAGCCTCAGGCATCGCAGACCCTGACGCCACTGGCTGTACAAGCTGCCCCCCAG GTCTTGACTCAGGAAAACTTAGCCACAGTTCTGACAGGAGTTATGGTTCCAGCAGGGGCAGTTACTCAACCTCTTCTTATCCCCATCAGTATTGCAGGTCAAGTGGCTGGTCAGCAGGGGCTGGCCGTGTGGACAATTCCTACAGCAACCGTGGCTGCCCTCCCAGGACTGACCGCTGCTTCTCCCACGGGGGGAATTTTCAAGCCACCTTTAGCCGGTCTCCAAG CAGCTGCCGTGCTGAATGCCGCTCTCCCGGCACCTGTACAAGCTGCCCCACCGGCCCAGGCCTCCTCGCCCACCCGGCCCCGACCGCCAGCCCAGCCCCAGACGCTGATCCAGACCCAGCCGCTGCTGCAGACCACACCTGCCATTCTACCGCAGCCCACTGCTGCCACCGcgactgcccccacccccaagccagTGGACAGCCCCCCACAGATCGCCGTTCAGCCTGCAGGCTTCGCATTTAGCCCAGGAATC ATCAGTGCTGCTTCCCTCGGGGGACAGACCCAGATCCTGGGCTCCCTCACTACAACTCCGGTCATTGCCAGCGCCGTTCCCAGCATGCCGGGCATCAGCAGTCAGATCCTCACCAGCGCTCAGGGACAG GTTATTGGAACACTTCCGTGGGTAGTGAACTCGGCTAGCATGGCGGCCCCAGCACCAGCCCAAAGCCTGCAGGTCCAGGCTGTGACCCCCCAGCTGTTGTTGAACGCCCAGGGCCAGGTGATCGCAGCCCTGGCCAGCAGCCCCCTGCCTTCTCCCGTGGCTGTCCGGAAGCCAAGCACTCCTGAGTCCCCCGCTAAGAGCGAG GTGCAGCCCATCCAGCCCCCGGCAGCCAtgccccagccagctgtggtCATCGCCAGCCCAGCCCCAGCCGCCAAGCCAGCTGCCTCTGCTCCCATCCCGATCACCTGCTCAGAGACCCCTACTGTCAGCCAGCTGGTGTCCA AGCCACATACCCCGAGTCTGGATGAGGACGGGATCAACTTAGAAGAGATCCGGGAGTTTGCCAAGAACTTTAAGATCCGGCGGCTATCCCTGGGCCTCACACAGACCCAGGTGGGTCAGGCTCTGACCGCGACGGAAGGCCCAGCCTACAGCCAGTCAGCCATCTGCCG GTTTGAGAAGCTGGACATCACGCCCAAGAGCGCGCAGAAGCTGAAGCCAGTGCTGGAGAAGTGGCTGAATGAAGCCGAACTCCGGAACCAGGAAGGCCAGCAGAACCTGATGGAGTTTGTGGGAGGCGAGCCCTCCAAGAAACGCAAGCGCCGCACCTCCTTTACCCCCCAGGCCATAGAGGCTCTTAATGCCTACTTCGAGAAGAACCCGCTGCCCACAGGCCAGGAGATCACCGAGATTGCTAAGGAGCTCAACTATGACCGGGAGGTCGTGCGGGTCTGGTTCTGCAACCGGCGCCAGACGCTCAAGAACACCAGCAAGCTGAATGTCTTTCAGATCCCTTAG